In Passer domesticus isolate bPasDom1 chromosome 9, bPasDom1.hap1, whole genome shotgun sequence, a genomic segment contains:
- the LOC135308368 gene encoding LOW QUALITY PROTEIN: PHD finger protein 7-like (The sequence of the model RefSeq protein was modified relative to this genomic sequence to represent the inferred CDS: inserted 4 bases in 2 codons): MGFLPRDIQIAVWRAAQKRCCVCGQSGATIMCCQEDCERWFHLPCAKEVGCVNQYIPPYSSYCPEHCPEQEVQATPEPGTDCPICMEPVEDRKTFETMVCPTCKRAWFHRDCIQVGSLPSVLGXTAGAQQHPGLXLTLHVFALQGQAMRAGFACLHCPLCRDDVGFVAEMLILGIRVPFREPTWEDNDAFADLGERHSMCNARECLYPGGREEAEQEGPWQLLLCSSCAAEGTHRRCSGLRNKIYRWDCDSCAGLGTSSRDEPELSGPSLARQSGQESAHGSSESQDIRPSSGTPVPSGLAPPSPSPETSSQNSQQQPASQQSLPSSSLDTSSPSRSRPTYSSSPDPEDRLHSRRAGPDRRRNSSGPQGQDPNQPVRSRSRCDRSSRRGPRAKRPRQRETPPQTSPRHSRSRQQGRQQQQDRAEG, translated from the exons ATGGGCTTTCTGCCTCGAGATATCCAAATTGCAGTGTGGCGGGCGGCACAGAAG CGCTGCTGCGTCTGTGGCCAGAGCGGGGCAACCATCATGTGCTGCCAGGAGGACTGCGAGAGATGgttccacctgccctgtgccaaggAGGTCGGCTGTGTCAATCAGTACATTCCTCCATACAG CTCCTACTGCCCCGAGCACTGTCcagagcaggaggtgcaggCGACTCCAGAGCCGGGCACCGATTGCCCCATCTGCATGGAGCCTGTGGAGGATAGAAAGACCTTTGAAACCATGGTGTGCCCAACGTGCAAAAGAGCCTGGTTCCACAGGGACTGCATCCAGGTCGGATCCCTCCCCTCagtcctggg cacagcaggtgctcagcagcacccGGGCCT GCTCACACTGCATGTGtttgccctgcagggacaggccatgcgCGCTGGTTTTGCGTGCCTCCACTGCCCCCTGTGCAGAGATGATGTGGGTTTCGTTGCCGAAATGCTCATCTTGGGGATCAGAGTCCCCTTCAG AGAGCCAACATGGGAGGACAACGATGCCTTTGCTGATCTCGGAGAGAGGCACAGCATGTGCAATGCCAGGGAATGCCTTTACcctggaggcagggaggaggcagaacaAGAGGG gccctggcaactgctcctgtgctcctcctgtgctgctgagggcaccCACAGGCGCTGCTCTGGCCTGAGAAACAAGATATACAGATGGGACTGTGACAGCTGTGCTGGTCTCGGAACGT CCTCCAGGGATGAGCCAGAGCTCAgtggccccagcctggccagacaGTCAGGACAGGAATCTGCTCATGGCTCCTCAGAATCCCAGGACATCAGGCCCAGCTCCGGCACGCCGGTGCCATCGGGGCTGGCTCCTCCGTCTCCATCTCCAGAGACCAGCAGCCAAAACAGCCAGCAACAGCCAGCATCACAGCAGTCACTGCCATCTTCCTCGCTggacaccagcagccccagcagatcaAGGCCAACATACAGCAGCTCCCCGGACCCTGAGGACAGGCTCCATTCCAGACGTGCTGGGCCTGACCGCAGGCGAAACAGCTCTGGCCCGCAAGGTCAGGACCCAAATCAGCCCGTCCGATCGAGGAGTCGCTgtgacaggagcagcaggagagggccGAGGGCTAAGAGACCCAGGCAAAGGGAGACACCTCCACAGACATCCCCCAGACACAGCCGCTCCCGGCAGCAAGGTCGG cagcagcagcaggacagggccgAGGGCTGA